The following proteins are co-located in the Streptomyces sp. NBC_01198 genome:
- a CDS encoding SAM-dependent methyltransferase produces the protein MDRLRQDLPHSARMYDYYLGGNTNYAVDRDAAEQVILSFPAVRTAARVNRAFVHRSARLLARDHGIRQFLDIGTGIPTAPNLHEVVQREAPDARVTYVDNDPIVLVYADSLLRSSPEGATCYVEADATDPVHLLDVVRRDGCLDLTRPVGLSLNALLHFVPDDRDAYGVVKTLVGALASGSYLTISHCTPDFAPEEWAAIEDVYTKGGTPLQVRSRSEVTEFFTGLELLDPGVEVAHRWNPEPASGPSLITDADASLYAGVARKR, from the coding sequence GTGGACCGGCTGCGGCAGGACCTTCCGCACAGCGCGCGGATGTACGACTACTACCTCGGCGGCAACACCAACTACGCCGTCGACCGGGACGCGGCCGAGCAGGTCATCCTGTCCTTCCCCGCCGTGCGGACGGCCGCCCGGGTCAACCGCGCCTTCGTGCACCGCTCGGCGCGGCTGCTGGCCCGCGACCACGGCATCCGGCAGTTCCTCGACATCGGCACGGGCATACCGACCGCGCCCAACCTGCACGAGGTGGTCCAGCGCGAGGCACCCGACGCCCGGGTCACCTACGTCGACAACGACCCGATCGTGCTGGTCTACGCCGACAGCCTGCTGCGCAGCTCCCCCGAGGGCGCCACGTGCTACGTCGAGGCCGATGCCACCGACCCCGTGCACCTGCTGGACGTCGTCCGGCGGGACGGCTGCCTGGACCTGACGCGGCCGGTCGGGCTGAGCCTGAACGCGCTGCTGCACTTCGTCCCGGACGACCGGGACGCCTACGGCGTGGTGAAGACGCTCGTCGGGGCGCTCGCGTCCGGCTCGTACCTGACGATCTCGCACTGCACCCCGGACTTCGCGCCGGAGGAGTGGGCGGCGATCGAGGACGTCTACACCAAGGGCGGCACGCCGCTGCAGGTCCGCAGCCGCAGCGAGGTGACGGAGTTCTTCACCGGCCTGGAACTGCTCGACCCGGGCGTGGAGGTGGCCCACCGGTGGAATCCGGAACCGGCCAGCGGGCCGAGTCTGATCACGGACGCGGACGCCTCGCTGTACGCGGGCGTGGCGCGCAAGCGCTGA